The Lipingzhangella halophila genome segment CTAGCACGTTCGATGTCGCTCACACGCTCAGTGTGCCGCACATACATTGATGAGCTGCCCCGAGTTTTGTTCAGTCGGGTTTACCGGGCGCCGATCGATGCCGGGGCGGTACTCGAACGGTAGAAGGTGGCTTCGTACTCGGCCGACGGTACGCTGCCGATTGCCGAGCGCAGCCGGTGGTGGTTATACCAGCCCCGCTCCACAAGGGCGAACTCGACCTGGTAGCGGCTACGTCAGGTGCGCCGGTGGACCAGTTCGGATCGAGACGTTTCCGGCGGGCGAACAGGATCCCCAGTTCGTAGCGGTCCGGACTGCTGGCGTGGTCGAGTACCACGAGGGGTTCTGGATCACTTTGTGTGGAGCGGTCACTGAGCGTGAAGTAGGCGATGCGGGTTCCGGGTGGTTACCGGGATCCTCCTCCTGGGTCTGAACGCTTCGGCCAGGGTCGCGTTCCATGACGAACGCGGCGATCCAGTTCGAAGACCTACTGTTTCCCGACACTATCGACATCACGTCCTTCGAGGCCGACGATGTGGGCAACGTGCTGTCGATCGAGGCGGAATCGCTCACCACCGAAGCGTCCTGCCCGGACTGCGGCGCGTCCTCGCGCCGCATCCACGGCACCTACCAGCGCCATCCCGCCGACCTGCCCGCGGCCGGCCGCGCGGTCCGGCTGCGGTTGCGGGTCCGCCGCTTCTGCTGCACGCACCCCACGTGCTCGCGTCGGACTTTCGTCGAGCAGGTGCCGGGGCTGACTCGCCGCCACGGGCGCTGGACCGAGCGCCTGCGCATCGCCCTGGCCGCCACCGGGCTGGCTCTGGCCGGTCGCGCCGCCGCCCGGCTGCTCACCGGCCACCTGGCCGTACCCATCAGCCGCAGCACCCTGCTCCGCCAGGTGCTCTCTCTTCCCGAGCCGCAACCACCCAGCCCACGTGTGGTCGGAGTCGACGAGTTCGCCTTCCGCAAAGGACAGGTGTATGCCACGGCGCTGATCGAGGCCACCACCGGAAAGCGTGTCGATGTCATCGAGGGCCGCGGCGCCGAGGCTGTGGCCGACCGGCTGCGGAGGCATCCCGGGGTCGAGGTGGTATGCCGTGACGGGTCGAGGGTCTATGCCCAGGCGGCTGCGGGAGGCGCTTCCCGGCGCGGTGCAGGTCGCCGACTGGTGGCACCTGTGGCACGGTCTGGCGGACGCGGTCGGCAAGGAGGTCGCCGCGCACAGTGCGTGCTGGT includes the following:
- a CDS encoding transposase family protein, which translates into the protein MTNAAIQFEDLLFPDTIDITSFEADDVGNVLSIEAESLTTEASCPDCGASSRRIHGTYQRHPADLPAAGRAVRLRLRVRRFCCTHPTCSRRTFVEQVPGLTRRHGRWTERLRIALAATGLALAGRAAARLLTGHLAVPISRSTLLRQVLSLPEPQPPSPRVVGVDEFAFRKGQVYATALIEATTGKRVDVIEGRGAEAVADRLRRHPGVEVVCRDGSRVYAQAAAGGASRRGAGRRLVAPVARSGGRGRQGGRRAQCVLVGSYRAADGQAGPDHA